In Spiroplasma litorale, a single genomic region encodes these proteins:
- the trpS gene encoding tryptophan--tRNA ligase: MENKKRMVSGITATGTITLGNYIGAIKNFVELQDKFEMYIFVANLHAITSPIDKLKLKNNIKSMVALYFACGLDPKKVKIFIQSEVLEHTQLGWILTCNSTLGELNRMTQFKDKSTKVKSSNGTEFIPTGLLTYPLLMAADILLYDPDFVPVGKDQKQHIELTRNIAERMNSKYGEMFKIPGDYIAKIGSKIMDLQDPTKKMSKSSDNPKSYISLLDDLKEVEKKIKSAVTDSENIVKYDPEKKPGVSNLITIYSSIKNQTIEETESYFKDKDYGQFKNEVTKCVCDLISSIQENYNKLYDSKEVEQWLEEGANSARFIANKKLNKVMNLIGLNYKRK; encoded by the coding sequence ATGGAAAACAAAAAAAGAATGGTTTCAGGCATTACTGCAACAGGAACAATAACGCTTGGAAACTATATTGGAGCAATAAAAAACTTCGTAGAATTACAAGATAAGTTTGAAATGTATATATTTGTTGCAAACTTACATGCAATTACATCACCAATTGATAAATTAAAATTAAAAAATAATATAAAAAGTATGGTAGCACTTTATTTTGCTTGTGGTCTTGATCCAAAAAAAGTTAAAATTTTTATCCAAAGTGAAGTTTTAGAACACACTCAGTTAGGTTGAATTTTAACTTGTAATAGCACTTTAGGTGAATTAAATAGAATGACTCAGTTTAAAGATAAATCAACCAAAGTTAAATCAAGCAATGGAACTGAGTTTATACCAACTGGACTACTTACATACCCATTATTAATGGCTGCTGATATATTATTATATGACCCAGATTTTGTGCCGGTTGGTAAAGATCAAAAACAACATATTGAACTTACAAGAAATATTGCAGAAAGAATGAATTCTAAATATGGAGAAATGTTTAAAATTCCAGGAGATTATATTGCAAAAATCGGTTCAAAAATAATGGACTTGCAAGATCCAACAAAAAAAATGTCTAAATCATCAGATAACCCTAAATCATATATATCATTACTAGATGATTTAAAAGAAGTTGAAAAGAAAATTAAATCTGCTGTAACTGATTCAGAAAATATTGTTAAGTATGACCCAGAGAAAAAACCTGGTGTGAGTAATTTAATTACTATTTATTCATCTATAAAAAATCAAACAATTGAAGAAACTGAATCTTATTTTAAAGATAAAGATTATGGTCAATTTAAAAACGAAGTTACCAAATGTGTTTGTGATCTAATCAGTTCAATTCAAGAAAATTATAATAAACTTTATGATTCAAAAGAAGTTGAACAATGATTAGAAGAAGGAGCTAATTCTGCTAGATTTATAGCAAATAAAAAATTAAATAAAGTTATGAATTTAATTGGTTTAAATTATAAAAGAAAATAA
- the rplT gene encoding 50S ribosomal protein L20, which translates to MARIKFGKVTRARRKRWIKRAKGYYGTKKSHYKKAHEQVVRSMAYAFVGRKLKKRDFRKLWIIRINAAVRPLGLSYSKFMNGLKKSGIEINRKMLSELAIHEPKQFEVLVQTSKKALGATK; encoded by the coding sequence ATGGCAAGAATTAAATTTGGTAAAGTTACAAGAGCAAGAAGAAAACGTTGAATTAAAAGAGCAAAAGGTTACTACGGAACTAAGAAATCTCACTATAAAAAAGCACATGAACAAGTTGTGCGTTCAATGGCTTACGCTTTTGTAGGACGTAAACTTAAAAAAAGAGACTTTAGAAAGTTATGAATAATCCGTATAAATGCAGCAGTTAGACCATTAGGTTTAAGTTATTCAAAATTTATGAATGGTCTTAAAAAATCAGGAATTGAAATAAACAGAAAAATGTTATCTGAGTTAGCAATACACGAACCTAAACAATTTGAAGTTTTAGTTCAAACATCTAAAAAAGCTTTAGGAGCAACTAAATAA
- the rpmI gene encoding 50S ribosomal protein L35: MPKMKTKSALAKRVKKNGAGKLKRAKAYRSHLAQNKTTKQKRHLKKATFISDSDMKRLDGLLQN, translated from the coding sequence ATGCCAAAGATGAAAACAAAAAGTGCTTTAGCAAAAAGGGTTAAAAAAAATGGTGCAGGTAAATTAAAAAGAGCAAAAGCTTATAGATCACACTTAGCACAAAACAAAACCACTAAGCAAAAAAGACACTTGAAAAAAGCAACATTTATTTCAGATAGTGACATGAAAAGATTAGATGGATTATTACAAAATTAA
- the infC gene encoding translation initiation factor IF-3: protein MAEIKNNKSDFVNKDIRARQILVIDQEGQKIGPLNKFEALKMAEDQGLDLLQVGNQDNSTAIAKILDYGKYKYEQKRKQRENKKNQVKVENKEIRLTVGIGDHDLETKARKAREFLEAGDRVKVSLKFKGREITYQELGKETINKFFTKVEDIAKVEKDAKLNTRFLDMYIVPKKP, encoded by the coding sequence ATGGCAGAAATAAAAAACAATAAAAGCGATTTTGTTAATAAAGACATTAGAGCAAGACAAATCCTAGTTATTGACCAAGAAGGTCAAAAAATAGGACCTTTAAATAAGTTTGAAGCTTTGAAAATGGCTGAAGATCAAGGTTTAGATCTATTACAAGTAGGAAACCAAGATAATTCAACAGCAATTGCTAAAATACTTGATTATGGAAAATATAAATACGAGCAAAAAAGAAAACAAAGAGAAAACAAAAAAAATCAAGTAAAAGTTGAAAATAAAGAAATTAGATTGACAGTTGGTATTGGTGATCATGATTTAGAAACCAAAGCTAGAAAAGCAAGAGAGTTTCTTGAAGCAGGCGACAGAGTCAAAGTATCTTTAAAATTTAAAGGTAGAGAAATTACATATCAAGAATTAGGTAAAGAGACAATTAATAAGTTTTTTACTAAAGTTGAAGATATTGCAAAAGTTGAAAAAGATGCAAAATTAAATACAAGATTTTTAGATATGTATATAGTGCCTAAAAAACCTTAA
- a CDS encoding sulfite exporter TauE/SafE family protein, with translation MDNKEAIKIVSKNENDLQSYIKELYTYSENKKNLKSFYKEQMNFLKKEYKNKNVSIDKLDELKDDLTKLYVEKSKEIDDILNCLYTVALLEYENSIDLKQNINYVELKQEYLKNRDEIINNNKLNESEKKVEKKQIKRKYVKLKKNLPSKIVALIALVTTPLLLVISLAVNYLYYFERANNGVNFSFKNANHLIAFITMIIGCLLIIGFLAFMLIAVKKRIFLDKDENIVKTSLIGTVGSFTDTIGVGSFAVTVAMLNATDTVKDVKNLPGTLNIGLTIPNLFAGTLFVSAIEVELTTLISLIIATMLGAFCSAKVVGRVNKAFVAIFVAICLSIAGILMLLAQLNVIGDVSGSVALPNGLHNWKLLVGLIGFFIIGGLQSFGVGLYAPALAIISLLGMNIAAAFPIMTCAAGFALPTTAWTFHRDNNYNPKVSFGLTIGGVFGTVIAFFIVFVGIQGGLNIDMADFTWYLKWFAIAVMYYAAFMLVKKFIAIRKEQKLITNEVVHTINYFEGNQKTPIESVKNRMNEISFNSNFDVEPLKKLIKNNNLKINKW, from the coding sequence GTGGACAATAAAGAAGCTATAAAGATTGTAAGTAAAAATGAAAATGACTTACAATCTTATATCAAGGAACTTTATACCTATAGTGAAAACAAAAAAAATTTAAAATCTTTTTATAAAGAACAAATGAACTTCTTAAAAAAAGAATATAAAAATAAAAATGTATCTATTGATAAACTTGATGAGTTAAAAGATGATTTAACCAAATTGTATGTTGAAAAATCTAAAGAAATTGATGATATATTAAATTGTCTATATACTGTTGCTTTATTAGAATATGAAAACTCTATAGATTTAAAACAGAATATAAACTATGTAGAACTTAAACAAGAATATCTTAAAAATAGAGATGAAATAATAAATAACAATAAACTCAATGAAAGTGAAAAAAAAGTTGAGAAAAAACAAATAAAAAGAAAATATGTAAAACTAAAAAAGAATCTTCCATCTAAAATAGTGGCTTTAATAGCATTAGTTACAACACCTTTATTGTTGGTAATTAGTTTAGCAGTTAATTATTTATACTATTTTGAAAGAGCAAATAATGGTGTCAACTTTAGTTTTAAAAATGCAAACCATTTAATTGCATTTATTACTATGATTATTGGTTGTTTATTAATTATTGGTTTTTTAGCGTTTATGCTAATAGCTGTTAAAAAAAGAATATTTTTAGATAAAGATGAAAATATAGTAAAAACTTCATTAATTGGAACTGTGGGTAGTTTTACTGATACAATTGGTGTCGGTAGTTTTGCTGTAACTGTTGCAATGTTAAATGCAACTGATACAGTTAAAGATGTTAAAAATTTACCTGGCACATTAAACATTGGTCTTACAATACCAAACCTATTTGCAGGAACATTATTTGTTAGTGCTATTGAAGTTGAACTAACAACTCTTATATCTTTAATAATTGCAACAATGTTAGGTGCTTTTTGTAGTGCTAAAGTTGTTGGTAGAGTAAACAAAGCTTTCGTTGCAATATTTGTTGCAATATGTTTATCTATCGCTGGAATATTAATGTTACTTGCGCAATTAAATGTAATTGGTGATGTTAGTGGTTCAGTTGCACTCCCTAATGGTTTGCATAATTGAAAATTGCTTGTTGGTTTAATTGGTTTCTTTATTATTGGAGGTCTTCAAAGTTTTGGAGTTGGTTTATATGCGCCTGCACTAGCAATAATTTCTCTTTTGGGAATGAATATTGCGGCAGCCTTTCCAATAATGACATGTGCTGCTGGTTTTGCGTTACCAACAACTGCTTGAACATTCCATAGAGATAATAACTACAATCCAAAAGTATCATTTGGTCTTACAATTGGTGGAGTATTTGGAACTGTAATTGCATTCTTTATTGTTTTTGTGGGAATTCAAGGTGGTTTAAATATCGATATGGCAGATTTTACTTGATATTTAAAATGATTTGCAATTGCTGTAATGTATTATGCAGCATTTATGCTCGTTAAAAAATTTATAGCAATTAGAAAAGAGCAAAAATTAATAACCAATGAGGTTGTTCATACAATAAATTACTTTGAAGGAAATCAAAAGACTCCTATAGAAAGCGTTAAGAATAGAATGAATGAAATCTCATTTAATTCTAACTTTGATGTAGAACCATTAAAAAAATTAATTAAAAATAATAATCTTAAAATAAATAAATGATAA
- a CDS encoding RidA family protein, protein MKIIDSKNAPKAIGPYSQAIELSNGLMFLSGQLGLVPETMELEKGIEAQTNQILKNIENVLKEAGYEKNNVVKTTILLSDINDFTVVNEIYGKFFEDHKPARSTFAVKALPKNALIEIEAIAHK, encoded by the coding sequence ATGAAAATAATTGATTCAAAAAATGCGCCAAAAGCAATCGGACCTTATTCACAAGCAATAGAACTAAGTAATGGACTAATGTTTTTATCAGGACAATTAGGATTAGTTCCTGAAACAATGGAATTAGAAAAAGGTATTGAAGCACAAACTAATCAAATTTTAAAAAATATAGAAAATGTATTAAAAGAAGCAGGTTATGAAAAAAACAATGTGGTTAAAACTACTATTTTGTTAAGTGATATAAATGATTTCACTGTAGTAAATGAAATTTATGGTAAGTTCTTTGAAGACCACAAACCAGCTAGATCAACATTTGCAGTTAAAGCTTTACCAAAAAATGCTTTAATTGAAATTGAAGCAATAGCACATAAATAA
- the ilvA gene encoding threonine ammonia-lyase, giving the protein MIDMSKISKETIEAKHEKIKPYINRTPVIRATKLSQITDNEVYIKLENLQKAGSFKIRGALSKMIDMDKEKLSKGVVAASAGNHSQGVSYASNLLDCPATIVMPETAPLAKINATKNYGVEVILHGQFFDDAQVKASEIVKETGKTLVHAFNDIDVVAGQGTIGVEIMEDIKDADYVLVPVGGGGILSGISAYIKQVNPNCKLVGVESENVPSYYEARKNNKPYQVKGKLSIADGIAVKETGDITFEILNKFVDDVVLVTEEEIAKTILFLFENCKIVAEGAGAVTSAAVLFNKLKVKNKKIVCVLTGGNIDVTTFMNITNRALIADHRRVVMRVDAPISKDHLSKITSVFSKNHVQIYKISDSQLDNNLEINREIIKLVIDINQKDELKAIVNDLEALGYEIIDKKALEGIYK; this is encoded by the coding sequence ATGATAGATATGAGCAAAATTTCAAAAGAAACTATCGAAGCAAAACACGAAAAAATAAAACCTTATATAAATCGCACTCCAGTTATCAGAGCAACAAAGTTAAGCCAGATAACTGATAATGAAGTATACATAAAATTAGAAAACTTGCAAAAAGCAGGGTCATTTAAAATTAGAGGAGCCTTATCAAAAATGATTGATATGGACAAAGAAAAACTTTCAAAAGGGGTTGTTGCAGCAAGTGCTGGTAACCACTCGCAAGGTGTTAGTTATGCATCAAATTTATTAGATTGCCCAGCAACAATAGTGATGCCAGAAACAGCTCCACTTGCAAAAATAAATGCCACAAAAAATTATGGTGTAGAAGTAATTTTACACGGACAGTTTTTTGATGACGCACAAGTTAAGGCATCAGAAATTGTTAAAGAAACAGGAAAAACTCTAGTTCATGCATTTAATGATATAGATGTAGTTGCTGGTCAAGGTACTATTGGTGTTGAAATAATGGAAGACATTAAAGATGCTGATTATGTTCTTGTTCCAGTTGGAGGAGGTGGAATACTATCTGGTATATCTGCTTACATTAAACAAGTTAACCCAAATTGTAAACTTGTTGGTGTAGAATCTGAAAATGTTCCATCATATTATGAAGCAAGAAAAAATAACAAACCTTATCAAGTAAAAGGTAAGTTATCAATTGCAGATGGTATTGCAGTTAAAGAAACTGGAGATATTACATTTGAAATATTAAACAAATTTGTTGATGATGTAGTATTGGTTACTGAAGAAGAAATTGCAAAAACTATACTATTTTTATTTGAAAATTGTAAAATAGTAGCAGAAGGAGCAGGTGCTGTGACAAGTGCAGCAGTGCTATTCAATAAATTAAAAGTTAAAAATAAAAAAATTGTTTGTGTTCTAACAGGGGGTAACATTGATGTTACAACTTTTATGAATATAACAAATAGAGCTCTTATAGCGGACCACAGAAGAGTAGTTATGAGAGTTGATGCACCTATTTCAAAAGATCACTTATCTAAAATTACAAGTGTATTTTCAAAAAATCACGTGCAAATATATAAAATATCAGACTCTCAACTAGACAATAACTTAGAAATTAATAGAGAAATTATTAAATTGGTTATTGATATAAATCAAAAAGATGAACTTAAAGCAATAGTGAATGATTTAGAAGCATTAGGGTATGAAATAATTGATAAAAAAGCACTAGAAGGAATATATAAATAA
- a CDS encoding aminotransferase class I/II-fold pyridoxal phosphate-dependent enzyme yields the protein MKYNFDIKIDRTKDNDMHWNKEYLSKKYNIDINKPIYSFWMGDADFPMPGNVIDALKNRAGVGIFGYSFLSDNWYKSIVEWNKEFFNVDVKTEDIIYAQDTLIALSNTINAFTSKGDSIIVTTPVFGPFEDIVKNTDRSLIVNKLIYKNKKFEIDYKAFEEQIIKNKVKLFIFCNPHNPGGSVWKESDLQKILDICKKHNVFIFSDEVHRDFVYNRKDFKSFY from the coding sequence ATGAAATATAATTTTGATATTAAAATAGATAGAACTAAAGACAATGATATGCATTGAAACAAAGAATATTTATCAAAAAAATATAACATCGATATAAATAAACCTATTTATTCATTTTGAATGGGTGACGCAGATTTTCCAATGCCTGGAAATGTAATTGATGCACTTAAAAATAGAGCTGGTGTAGGTATTTTTGGTTATTCTTTTTTATCTGATAATTGATATAAAAGTATTGTTGAGTGAAACAAAGAGTTTTTCAATGTTGATGTGAAAACTGAAGACATAATTTATGCACAAGATACTTTGATAGCGTTGTCAAATACAATTAACGCATTTACGTCTAAAGGTGATAGTATAATTGTTACAACTCCAGTTTTTGGTCCATTTGAAGATATAGTAAAAAATACAGATAGATCATTAATCGTTAACAAATTAATTTATAAAAATAAAAAGTTTGAAATTGATTATAAAGCTTTTGAAGAACAAATAATAAAAAATAAAGTAAAACTTTTTATATTTTGTAATCCTCACAACCCTGGCGGTAGTGTTTGAAAAGAGAGTGATTTACAAAAAATACTAGATATTTGCAAAAAACATAATGTATTTATTTTTTCAGATGAAGTTCATAGAGATTTTGTATATAATAGAAAAGATTTTAAGTCCTTTTATTAA
- a CDS encoding L-threonylcarbamoyladenylate synthase encodes MNTKTENRLLKKKEILKAIEHLNNDEVIILPTETIYGLSLIFNEKNQDLLNKLKNSDKNKKLIVLISSIKQAKQLGLLYNKYHIKIIKKCKTPTTVLLKDKNDELIGIRMPKRKDLKKIIKVVGPILSTSVNKTGSSYLTKYKDLEIFVKQNKEIKKLYWVGELNNRPSSVINFDFEVIRK; translated from the coding sequence ATGAATACGAAAACAGAAAATAGACTTTTAAAAAAGAAAGAAATTTTAAAAGCTATAGAGCACTTAAATAATGATGAAGTAATTATCCTACCAACAGAGACAATATATGGATTAAGTTTAATTTTTAATGAAAAGAACCAAGATTTATTAAATAAATTAAAAAATAGTGATAAAAATAAAAAATTAATTGTTTTGATTTCTTCTATTAAACAAGCAAAACAACTGGGTCTTTTATATAACAAGTATCATATAAAAATAATTAAAAAATGCAAAACACCAACAACTGTTTTATTAAAAGATAAAAACGACGAATTAATTGGGATAAGGATGCCAAAAAGAAAAGACTTAAAAAAAATAATAAAAGTTGTAGGTCCTATATTATCAACAAGTGTCAATAAAACAGGTTCAAGTTATTTGACAAAGTATAAGGATCTAGAAATATTTGTAAAACAAAATAAAGAAATAAAAAAATTATATTGAGTTGGAGAACTTAATAATAGACCTTCATCAGTTATTAACTTTGATTTTGAAGTTATTCGTAAATAA
- the thrS gene encoding threonine--tRNA ligase: MEIIIDEKKVQIKEPILVSELLEKNNIDNNKYVVKFGEVFLPNQAIVKKDCTLELIKIDNELLKKSNNYMSKLLMELSLLSSFNDLEVSIQNNDINKETCSAVFNTKDRLKKEELEVTTKKFIEIIKESKFEIINSNNFNNYYKKAQTLSKYNIEEIDFPSIKLDSFELIIRFPVLLSKYNNREVQILNFSGEYYNNDASELMLQKIDFVVANDKKQLAKIVKEIEEKKLRDHRYINENLEIFNIDPLIGLGLPFWLPNGAILKQEIKKFLKEKEFEYRFVQIESPVLGSKMLYETSGHWNHYRENMFAPIEMPDNETLVLRPMNCPHHVSVYKSKIRSYRDLPLRYAEHAIQHRYEFSGSLTGLERVRAMELTDSHIFVMPSQLKEEFINCYKLIGEVLTKFDIKIKYLSLSLRDPEDKHSYYDNDSMWNSAEAQLEDMLKELKLDYKKMVGEAAFYGPKLDIQVETALGHEITVSTIQLDFLLPEKFELEYINSEGKPEKPIMIHRGLVGTYERFVAILLEQTMGVLPLWCSPTQIAIIPVSEKYNDYCVEVEKQLHAKKIRCLISDKDDRLNNKIRNAITKKIPYIVVLGQKELENNSLTFRTYKNEEQIEMKVKDFINKVVDEYENRK; this comes from the coding sequence ATGGAAATTATAATTGATGAAAAAAAAGTTCAGATAAAAGAACCGATTTTGGTTTCTGAACTTTTAGAAAAAAATAATATCGATAATAATAAGTATGTTGTTAAATTTGGTGAAGTTTTTTTACCTAACCAAGCTATTGTTAAAAAAGATTGTACACTTGAATTAATAAAAATAGATAATGAATTATTAAAAAAATCAAATAACTATATGTCTAAATTGTTAATGGAGTTAAGTTTATTAAGCTCATTTAATGATTTGGAAGTATCAATTCAAAATAATGATATAAACAAAGAAACTTGTAGTGCAGTTTTTAATACAAAAGATAGATTAAAAAAAGAAGAATTAGAAGTAACAACTAAAAAATTTATTGAAATAATTAAAGAGTCAAAATTTGAAATCATAAACTCTAATAATTTTAATAACTATTATAAAAAAGCACAAACATTATCAAAATATAATATTGAAGAAATTGATTTCCCATCAATTAAATTAGATAGTTTTGAACTTATAATAAGATTCCCAGTACTTTTATCAAAATACAACAATAGAGAAGTGCAAATTTTAAATTTTTCTGGTGAATACTACAATAATGACGCATCAGAATTAATGCTACAAAAGATTGATTTCGTTGTTGCTAATGACAAAAAGCAATTAGCAAAAATTGTAAAAGAAATTGAAGAAAAAAAATTAAGAGATCACAGATATATTAATGAAAACCTAGAAATATTTAATATAGATCCATTAATTGGTTTAGGTTTACCTTTTTGACTTCCAAATGGAGCAATACTAAAACAAGAAATTAAAAAATTCTTAAAAGAAAAAGAGTTTGAATATAGATTTGTTCAAATAGAATCACCGGTTTTAGGATCTAAAATGTTATATGAAACATCAGGTCATTGAAATCATTATAGAGAGAATATGTTTGCACCAATAGAAATGCCAGATAATGAAACATTAGTACTAAGACCAATGAATTGTCCACACCATGTTTCGGTTTATAAATCAAAAATTAGAAGTTATAGAGATTTACCTTTAAGATATGCAGAGCACGCAATTCAACATAGATATGAGTTTTCAGGTTCACTAACAGGTCTTGAAAGAGTTAGAGCTATGGAACTAACAGATTCACATATATTTGTTATGCCTTCACAATTAAAAGAAGAGTTTATTAACTGTTATAAATTAATTGGTGAAGTGTTAACAAAATTTGATATTAAAATTAAATACTTATCATTGTCTTTAAGAGACCCAGAAGATAAACACAGTTATTATGATAATGATAGTATGTGAAATAGTGCAGAAGCACAATTAGAAGATATGCTTAAAGAATTAAAACTTGATTATAAAAAAATGGTTGGTGAAGCAGCGTTTTATGGTCCTAAGTTAGATATACAAGTAGAAACAGCTTTAGGTCATGAAATAACTGTTTCAACAATTCAACTTGACTTTTTATTACCAGAAAAATTTGAACTTGAATATATTAATAGTGAAGGAAAACCAGAAAAACCAATTATGATTCATAGAGGATTGGTTGGTACTTATGAAAGATTTGTTGCTATATTATTAGAGCAAACAATGGGGGTTCTTCCTTTATGATGTAGTCCAACTCAAATTGCAATAATACCAGTATCTGAAAAGTATAATGATTATTGTGTTGAAGTCGAAAAACAATTACACGCTAAAAAAATTAGATGTTTAATTAGTGATAAAGATGACAGATTAAATAATAAAATACGTAATGCAATAACTAAAAAAATACCTTATATTGTTGTTTTGGGTCAAAAAGAATTAGAAAATAACTCGTTAACTTTTAGAACTTATAAAAACGAAGAACAAATTGAAATGAAAGTTAAAGATTTCATAAATAAAGTTGTTGATGAATACGAAAACAGAAAATAG
- the serS gene encoding serine--tRNA ligase, with translation MIDLKFIEENKDKVIKNLSRRNPEYKKQIEDIVVLNKKKKELQKVVDDLRFEKNQLSDSFAKLSDSEKKVTKEKVKDINNKLETEETELKNIKNSIDKILFYIPNLIDDSIPDGADDNDNVELFSWEPKVFLNTNLDHWEIAEKLDLIDFKLGAKLSGSRFVVYKSNGAKLIRAIGSILLDFHTKNGFKEYIVPVIVNQNIMFGTGNLPKFEEDLFKTSDQYLIPTGEVPLTNIFNNEVIEKSMLPQYLTTNSLCFRKEAGSAGKDTKGIIRMHQFNKVEMVKLVEPSTSFDELEKMMKNASDILKLFNLKHRVVTLCSGDIGFSSTKTYDLEVWFPAQNKYREISSCSNCLDFQARRMNTRYKDGSELKYIHTLNGSGLAIDRLFAAVLENYYKDGKLYLPEILKPYFDNKDYL, from the coding sequence ATGATAGATTTAAAGTTTATTGAAGAAAATAAGGATAAGGTAATAAAAAATTTAAGTAGAAGAAATCCTGAATACAAAAAACAAATTGAAGATATTGTTGTTTTAAATAAAAAAAAGAAAGAATTGCAAAAAGTAGTAGATGACTTAAGATTTGAAAAGAATCAGTTATCAGACAGTTTTGCAAAACTATCTGATAGTGAAAAAAAAGTAACTAAAGAAAAAGTTAAAGATATTAATAATAAATTAGAAACTGAAGAAACAGAGCTAAAGAATATTAAAAATAGTATAGACAAAATATTATTTTATATTCCAAATTTAATTGATGATAGTATACCTGATGGTGCTGATGACAATGATAATGTAGAATTATTTAGTTGAGAACCAAAAGTATTTTTAAATACAAATCTAGATCATTGAGAAATTGCTGAAAAACTTGATTTAATTGATTTTAAACTTGGTGCAAAGTTGTCAGGGTCAAGGTTTGTAGTTTACAAATCAAATGGGGCAAAATTAATTAGAGCAATTGGCTCAATATTATTAGATTTTCACACTAAGAATGGTTTTAAAGAATACATTGTTCCTGTGATAGTAAATCAAAATATAATGTTTGGTACAGGAAATTTGCCAAAGTTTGAAGAAGATTTATTCAAAACAAGTGATCAATACTTAATACCAACAGGTGAAGTTCCACTAACAAATATTTTCAATAACGAAGTTATTGAAAAAAGCATGCTTCCACAATATTTAACAACAAATAGTTTGTGTTTTAGAAAAGAAGCGGGAAGTGCAGGAAAAGATACAAAAGGTATAATTAGAATGCACCAATTTAATAAAGTAGAAATGGTTAAATTAGTTGAACCTTCAACTTCTTTTGACGAATTAGAAAAAATGATGAAAAATGCATCAGATATTTTAAAATTATTTAATTTAAAACATAGGGTTGTTACATTATGTTCTGGAGATATTGGATTTAGCTCTACAAAAACATATGACTTGGAAGTTTGATTTCCTGCGCAAAATAAATATAGAGAAATTTCTTCATGTTCTAATTGTTTGGATTTTCAAGCAAGAAGAATGAATACAAGATATAAAGATGGCAGTGAACTAAAATACATTCACACACTAAATGGATCAGGTCTAGCAATAGATAGACTTTTTGCTGCTGTACTAGAAAACTATTATAAAGATGGAAAACTATATTTACCAGAAATTTTAAAACCATATTTTGATAATAAAGATTATTTATAA
- a CDS encoding phage minor capsid protein → MTLPYWVILIILVIVLVLYLVIPWKKIRKWRQKKSDIVNKPENEKNIEEKNSDHSTNEEESNKSKQSQKPIFGIYNWFGSKQALRNKILVYVKEEKDCCDLCAPFEGKVLSLEKYDKDYLTMQEAISKGYHHIGCKHIDIDYYPNKTKIPNSKYSVEQKKEEHKNVLGLYKLEQELRNLIYKFDNKEDNVTEIDVKNKKNEIIMYCKTKSVKRNPKRENPYIPDYKKFR, encoded by the coding sequence ATGACTTTACCATATTGAGTTATATTAATTATTCTTGTAATAGTTTTAGTATTATATTTAGTTATACCTTGAAAAAAAATTAGAAAATGAAGACAAAAAAAGAGTGATATTGTAAATAAACCAGAAAACGAAAAAAATATAGAAGAAAAAAATAGCGACCATTCAACTAATGAAGAAGAATCAAATAAATCAAAACAATCTCAAAAACCTATTTTTGGTATTTATAATTGATTTGGTAGCAAACAAGCCTTAAGAAATAAAATATTAGTATATGTTAAAGAAGAAAAAGATTGTTGTGATCTTTGTGCTCCATTTGAAGGTAAGGTACTTTCATTAGAAAAATACGATAAAGACTATTTAACTATGCAAGAAGCAATATCTAAAGGTTATCATCATATAGGTTGCAAACATATTGACATAGATTATTATCCAAATAAAACCAAAATTCCAAATTCTAAATATTCAGTGGAACAAAAAAAAGAAGAACATAAAAATGTTTTGGGTTTATATAAATTAGAACAAGAACTAAGAAACTTAATTTATAAATTTGATAATAAAGAAGATAATGTAACTGAAATCGATGTAAAGAACAAAAAAAATGAAATAATAATGTATTGTAAAACAAAATCAGTCAAAAGAAATCCTAAAAGAGAAAACCCTTATATTCCTGATTATAAAAAATTTAGATAA